taattttataagcaaaaaataaattatctactAATTTTATGACACTCGGtcagatgttattttttagctttttttaCCTTCAAAAAGGAGGtgatcaattcgactgtactttttttattataacagttTATAAACAGTCAAATctagataagcgagagtcaaaGGAACCgggatatttttctcgcttataaaggtttctctctTACTTCGAGATTTCTCGCTTTTCAAggttcaatttatatattttaaaatgacttCTCATAttcataataacaataaaatcttcaaagataaaaaaacttacttgtatatctatatttattgagTACTTTAACAAAGTCAAAGCAATCATAACCCAATAAAAGCACTAGTCTGTTTTCAAGATCTCTGTCATCTGCCGCCTCAGCGAGTGCCTTCAtcacctgaaaaaaaaaaaaatattaataagtctAAATATTCTAACTTTTCTACAACATTAATTCATGgataatttaacataacattaattagacacgattaataaaaaatcttcattCAATCTATTtcgtgtttaattaaaaaaaaatcagagtTACATCACTTCTCCCAAGGATCCTAGTCCCAATGCATTCCTTTAGGAGTCACAGTTgctcttaataaataaaagggaTTAAGGTGGTCAAGTCACCCAAAACACTATAATTTGAAGATTACTCCGAAGCACAAAGTCTCACCTCGCTGGACTTAGCCTGTGACAACATGGCATCGGGGAAGTGTCTAGAGAGTCGACGCTGCAGCCAGTAGGCATCAATATCCATTGGATGGAGTGTGGCATCTCGTCGCTTCTGTGTCTGTTCCTCGGATAGCtaaaaaatacaagatttATGACGACATTCATGTTGTTATTACTCGTTACaactataattaatatctaatatagcagatttttttaatttttaaataaatacaaacattttttttgcaattcaAAAGCTACATTACAACTGAGTAACATAGACATATTAAtcagtataatttaatttttgattccGCACAGACAAAGTAGCGGACAAAagttagtatataatattttaactcacATTAGCATGTATACTGTTCTTCTTTCCTTCAGTATCACTATCATCTTCTGCACTACTCTCTTTCCCCTGCTCATTGTCTGTACCTTCCCCTTCCTCTTTATCATCATCTCTCacctgaaaaacaaaaatatattaaataaacctttataataaaaaattaagcgaAACACAGAAAAAAACTATTCAACTTTTGTCTACATGTAagatactagctatcgcccgcgactctattctcgcggaatttaaataaaacataataagtaacctatgtgttcttccagattatgttctacatcagagttaaaattcatcaagatccactgagccgtttcggatataccttcaaacatccatccaaacatttgcatttaaaataccttttgccacgtttttaatctttttgtttaattttagttcataAGTCTCttttgtgtggcaataaacgcttattctattctattctaaatattagtaagatatgaatGAATACCATAAAGTGGGTTCACTATAAAaccaatataatatgtaaatcaaaattaatattcaccTCTCCATATGCATCTTCATCATCTTCTTCCGAGGATTCTTCAAACTGTACATTAATTCCATATGTCTCATCAATCTCGGTATTACCCTCCGCTgatgttacattaaaatcagTAATCTTCTTGCCAAGATTCACCAATAAGGCAAACCGTTCATCTGCTAAAGCACCAATCAGTGCTTCtatctctttttttctttccgGATCTTTCAGTTTGTCATTCTTGAGTACCATTAGGACCTGGAAAGGTAATAATTGTCATACAGATGCCTATTTAATTGTCTACAAAAAGACATTACtgttagtgatgcaacggatgtctgtttctgtttccgcaattttagattcgaacccaggacctgcagattgcaagtcaagtgcctaacccctgagccagcgactcctaataattatatctattttttatctagatttagtgtatttgatacttaataaagaaatacattagtaatttttttttcatattatttacacttctgtttctcCATCCGTTTAGATTtaagttgaaattttttttaacatactaTAAGGTGGCATTTGAGCAAGCAGTTATcttaattcgccgaaatggttAAGCTACCCTAGCCCACAGACATCCACAATTGTAGATGTGTTGTCTACTTTTAATCAACAGGTGTAGTATGCACAAGGCGTTCCccacttcaaaaaaaaactaacaaattacCCACCTCATCACAAGCCCCACACAGCAGTCCTCTAGGTTGATCACCGAGTGTACTCTGCATGAACGACAGTAATAATTCATATGCATGCCTCGTGTGCTGTGTCCGAGGACGGTACAGCACGCCCGGTGTGTCATCAGCCCATGCTGCACGCGATGTCTTCGATTTTGATAGTTCATATGTAGCTTCGTCACGTTTCTGACGTCTGGAACGTTATAATGTTTACTtacaaattattgatttttaaagtaagcttattattttagaagATGGAAAACATGCAGGCCAgatgtattattgtttaaaagacAGAAGAGATAATTGAACCTTCCCATTTATCTCTTCCCCTGCTTAATCTACTGAACTGCACTGCAAAGAGGACTCAAATTGAACTCTGATACACACTGGTAAGATGAAACATGAAGATAATGCCATTTGAAATGTGTCTTCTTTGTCTACAATGAttcaaactatttttattttcaatctttATATATCTATAGGGTATCTATATCACTTACTTAGCTTTCCTCTCTTCAGCTTTGTCTGGCTTGGTGCGTTGTGCTCGGTCGCCCATCCTTGTCCCACCGAGCTTGCCAGACAAGGACAGCACCTCGCCTGTCGCCTCATCTCGTCCACGACGCTCTATCAGACGTACATCAGCTTGGAGTACGAGATTTGAAttctagaaaatattatagattagtcttagtcaatttttttggtttcgatattttaaaaaaaagtctagACTTTAGGGGATCAATGTATCATAAAGTCTAATAAAATGCGTGTCAAATTTAGCGTTCAACAATCctgtataatttacaataggAATTGCACCACAACAACGTAATCAACAAAACACTTACCGCCTTATATTCATATTGCAACTGTCTGGCAGCTGCGTCCGCCatggtaaattattttttaacttactcCCCAATTCTCACCTATacacaaacaaataacaattacaaaatGCTACAAATTGAATTGAGGTTATGCGTAGCGGTTAAAAAGGagccattttttattttggccAATATTTGTCAACTTGCCCACAGAGTATAACCAAGTGTtgttatacttaaaaatatttagtaggaaaaatgtaaatgttcgaacatatcaaattttttaaataactttaataatattgatactATCCACTTTTAAAGATCACTTTGTGATTTAGAGTCCTTTGTAAAGATGTTCGGAGTATTTTGTGTTTTGTGTCAATTTCGAATGTCccactttatttattgtaatgttgGCATATTGTACAAACAAATagataatgaaaatgtaagcATAAGAGCATAAACATAAACAggcagaattaaaattttataaaacagatgTTATTATCAGCATTTAGGGAATTGGTAATTTcttgttttgtattaatttttcatatatcaTAGTGCACAATGCCTTTACTTTGTTTgtgattataattatttcaagaaAAGGTTAAAATATGTGcatgaatatgaaatttaaaccTTACTAGTCCTTTCATAATATTAcgaatgcgaaagtaactctgtttCGCTTTCATTTCAAAACTACTGAtccgatttaaataaatagagcCTGAGCTGATATACCCTACTCTTTAATGTGAGAATAGGGTTGAAAAGTTGTATAGAAGTATCGTCACCTTTACAGTTAAAAGcttaaaacgtattttttaggctgttaacttgatataaataaatatgactacgacattcaaagtttgtaaaagttttatctCAATGGCGCATAATAACAATTGGGAATGAgggatgaaaatttatatggaaatatgtaaacttaatatgaatattttgtaatttaaatatgttttgttgtaatttttataagtttaagtaaaataattaaaacgctACGCGAAGACAGTATTTGACGCGGTGAATTTAAGTCCCCAAACGTAACCATTCCACTTTCAAGGTTTCAAAGTCACGTGGTTTAGCTTACATCACAGTTCATTCACATTTGGATCAGCTGCGAGGTTACCGTTTCGTTGTTTGTGGTAACAAAAACAGTGGGTTTGCGCGTGTGCGCCGAATGATTCATTCGTCTTTAGCTGAAAACATGCACAATAtctttgtatataataatctAATTGACACCGGTGATAGACAActcaacatttttacaatacttttttcGCAAAATTTTGCTTTCTTATCTCTAATCTCAATAACGAGGATCCTAGTCCGGATATGCAGAATACGTATAAACAAAATCCaactttctaaatattttatatcagttTCCATTGTCGATACAATCTAatacaaacatattgtcacttttttttgtagtttttgaCAAAACCGCGATGACGATTTGTttcaatacaagtgtcactgTAACCGAACTCTACGATTAATTATTTCCACATGTGTAATATGCAACGATCtagcatattattttaaatataaacgcaaaataattgaatcggtcatttcaaaaaccacttaagtcaacattttttccaacatgctttttttacagaaaatggTTTTTCAAAGGTAGATTATCAGTATTTTCCCATACGTGGTCACTCCTTCTTACCAAATGACCGTGATTTTGgagtcataaaaaaaaaaagttcggAAGCATGATCGTATCTACGTCCCAAGAGAATACATTGATTTGGTTTCGAACTCTAGCTCAACATTCACAGTTATAGAGCTAAAAACTGAAGATGTTTTAGAATATAAGAAATGGTGGccaaatttgtacaaaaaaaaaatgtttgtcaaCTGAATCTTATGGAAAAAAAGTCCCAAAGGACCAGAAAAAGTCTTTTGCACCTTCGACATACATGAGTTTTTCATATGATTCAGATCGAAAAGGAACTATCATAGCCGAGGAATATATTGATGGATTGATTGAACATTCATTCTcattattgaagaaaataacaacttcTGTTTCACTTCCATCAACGAAAGCCTATAATTTGAAAGTGcccatcaataaaaataaaatagacgaTTTAAAACTAGTTCAAGATAGCATTCCGGAAGAGCATAtgccattttataacaacatttttagcCAACTGCAAATGTTGAAGATAATCCAGATGAGAATGATGGAGAATATGACTATGTAccataaagatattaaaacatgacaaattaatacatgtgaaatattaataagattatttttaagtgtaattcttaattacaagcaataaaaaatatgattactacaatttttttggttaaattatataccaCTAAACCTATTTCTCGCTAAAACAACATAAGTCAAGAACTGTTTATCaggtttttttcattatttctattaataaagcgAAAAGATTATacgctattttaattttttacccctCGAATACTAAATTAACCATAAAGAAGCTCTTCAAAACTCATTTGTTTGTGTatgaaacagtttttattgatttctgaaaaattataattttgtgacTTATGAGGTTTTTGAAATGACCGATTCAATTGACAAAGTTATAAACTTAAAGAGATTgatatttatacaagtttgagaacatcttactaatattataaatgcgaaagtttatatggatagatggatggatggatgtttgaaggtatcaacggaacgactcaacagatcttgatgaaatttggcacagatggagaacatagtctgaaagaacatataggctacttattttctttttcaactccgcgcggacggagtcgcgggcgacagcttgtaaactactaaatctaaaataaacatacactATAACAtcgtttacaaaattattgcgTAGGCAACAAAagtgaaaatgtaattttttttattggtatcCTAGATGTTCTTTATCGAAGTTAGCGAAAGGTAATTTTTTGTACTGTACCAGAATTTCTGGTTTCGTTtactattgatttttatgttgaaGCGATGAGAAACTAAGAAATGCTTGCATCTCTTTCCTAAATACCTATGTGTGAGTGAGTGACGCACTTTGTCGTGTTGAAATATTAACACCACACATCACTAAAATACAGTACGCCCCGAACGTCGCTCCGGCATCTTGTCGATTTCGATAGTGACATTTCGGATAACAAGTGTCAAAGTGTTGTGTTTTTAAACCTTAAAATGGCGACCCCATCAAACGGGAGCGGTAATTTAGTGGAAGAATTCGAGGAGGCTTTTCAGGTGATAATAGtcttaataatacatatataaaaatttataaattttcgtcTTAAATAACCTTACAAAATAGAatacattacaatttattttgtgagCTGTCAAAATAACGTAAAGGAATACCAACATAacgataataaaaatcatagaGTTTCACATCAGCGTTACCGTAGTAGTAGAAGCTTCATAAGTTGAACCCGAAATTGAACACGAAAAATAGTCGGGCTGTGTGTGTACGTGACCCAAATCCACTTATGCGGCTTCTACGGTGTCTAGAGTTTTTGATTGCAAGCGCATCTCATTCATGTCGGccattttaatgataatgttttcaattaattatttgacttTATTCTCGtgtgtatttatgtaataatcaGATCAAAACGTAAACGcgatcatattataaatattcaaagacAATCTAACGTAATGTTGTGAGAAATATTCGTGTTTCTCGCATGATGAAATATTGTTGACTTTATGTgagtttgttattaaaaactacgatGTCTGTGACCAGTGACGATGTATCGGGTGGGTCCGGTAGTGGGATATCTATCCAAGTGTTTCGGCCCACGTGGGATGAGTTTAAAGACTTTAATAAATACGTTCAGTACATGGAATCGAAGGGGGCACACAAGGCTGGTCTTGCTAAAGTAATACCACCGCCGGAATGGGTGCCGAGGAAAAATGGATACGATTTAGACGAGCTCAACATCACAATACCGTCGCCTATATGTCAAGTGGTCACCGGAAAGCAAGGTTTGtttcaacaaattaatatacagAAGAAGTCAATGACAGTGAAACAGTTTGCGGTTATGGCCAACTCCGCGAAATATTGCACACCTCGGCACACGAATTACGACGATCTGGAGAGGAAATACTGGAAGAATGTTACCTATGTGGCACCTATATATGGCGCTGATGTAAATGGCAGTATCACAGATCCAGAGGTTAAAGAATGGAATATAAATCACCTAGGAACCATCTTAGACTTCGTAAACTCCGATTATGGTATAGAAATAGATGGTGTTAATACTGCTTATCTGTATTTCGGAATGTGGAAGACGACATTTGCGTGGCACACTGAAGATATggatttatattcaattaactACTTACACTTTGGAGAGCCTAAAACTTGGTATGCTATACCACCGGAACATGGGAAACGGTTTGAAAGAATAGCATCCGGTTTCTTCCCGACGTCAGCTAAAACTTGCCAAGCATTCCTACGTcacaaaatgacattaatatcACCACAAATCTTAAAGCAATATGCCGTTCCTGTTAATAAAGTAACACAAAAAGCTGGTGAAATCATGATAACATTTCCATATGGCTACCATGCTGGTTTCAACCATGGATTTAACTGTGCGGAATCTACAAACTTTGCGGCTCCCCGTTGGGTTGAATATGGTAAAAGAGCACTGCAGTGTACTTGCAGTAATGATATGGTAAAGATTTCAATGGATACATTTGTAAAACGTTTCCAACCTGACCGTTATGAGTTATGGCTGAAAGGAGAAGATGTTGGTTGTCACCCGGAACAGCCAGAGAAGATGGTGCCAGCCCCCCATCCCTCGGGTCAAGATATTCTctgcaataaaaacaatactgaACTTCCCGAATCATTCATTGAAGCAGAGATTGAGGGACTGAAGAAGAAAAAGAGACATCCACTGCATTTAAAAAGAGCTATGGCAAGCAAGAGTATTTCGGAAGGTGCCATTGCTGTATCCATCCTGGGTCATGATGTTATGGATGATGACGAGATGACTATGGCTGAGGGTGACCTTGACATGATGACTTCAATGAAGAGACAAATGATGCCGCTGTCGCCAAATGATACTCAACTTGATGCTCTTGAAGATATTTGGTTAAAAGGTGATGAGATGGAACCCTCAGAAGCTCAGCAACCTGATGTTGGGTACATGGACTCTGATAAAGACTCTGATTATGAAGACCCAAGTGTAAAAAGGATTACAAAAcctagaaaaaaaagaaaggaaaGCATAAAGAAGGAACCTAAAGAGAAAGTAAAAGAAGGGGATGAAGAAACCATCACTAAGTCCAAGAAAACACCACCAGTAAATAGGACTCAAAAgagaaaaattaatactaaaaagCTATCCGAAGAGCAACTGCAGGACATGGCAGCTGTGATTTCAAACTGGGAATCACCACCACATGAAGATGAGTCTACTAAAACAACCAAAACAGAACCTGTTTCTAACCCAATATTGAAAAGTTTACTTAACAAAGACAGCTCAAGCCCATCGAAAGATAAGAAAGAACCCAAAAAACGAAAATCATCATTAAAAGATACAGAACAAGTGGAAAAACAGAAGCACGAAAAGgcaaagaaagaaaagaagaaaGAGGACATTGTCAAGAAAGAGACTTCAACAGACAACAAGACCGAAAAGAAACCAAGAAAACCACGGACTCCGAAAAAGAAAGTTATAGTTGAATATAACAATGCTCCAGAAACATTTATACCAAGTCAGACAGCCACACGAGTTTTGGATCTTGATACAAAGGAAGCAAAAGATactaaagaaacaaaaaagacTGACAGAGATTCCTCCATGGCATCTAGTTCAAAAAGCCCAGTCATACCAAAGTCATCCTTGCCTACAGAAATTTACTCTGGTCTATGCGTCAGTGCGAAACCGCGTCAAACAACAATTTCACCTATCAACAAGAATCCAACCGCATTCCAAGGagaatttcataaatttatggTCACTGCAAAACTTAAACCGGAACCGTTACCCTTACCTACAATGCGCATACCTAAGAAAAAGCCACCGAAAACCAAATACACAGAACCAACACGAACTGTTCCAACTCCAGTATTAACAGAACCACCAATCCCTAAATGTCAATACAATGatgacatttttgttaacaGACCATTAGATTTTAGAATGAATTCGATCCCACCAGGACCTCAGAATGTACCTACTCGTGCTGAACCAATAGTTCAACCCCAGTTTAGAGATGAATATTCCGCTCAGCACACACTCTTACAAAATGTACAACCAAACTATGGTgacaattcaaattattacagGAGTCCGTACCAAACACCATGGTTCGGTTATaggaaataaattactttacagTATTCtcttagtataatatatttaacggcacagttttcttttaattaaatataattttaaacaatttaagcatcacaaattttttattacaattgtaaGAAGATTGAAGgatttcttaaatttacataGACACTTAGAGGTAATTTTATAGGTTTTAtcgtgtttatttaataatcagTTATATTCAACAACTCAATTATGTATataagtgtttaaaaattagttttaaacatcagaaatattaagtaaataggATAGAATTTGTAAAATCTCAACTATGgggaattttatttcttatcgaCTTTAAGATTTGTATTGGTGTTTTGATTGTGGTAGTATGTCTTTTGCGGttatgaaagaatttttatcaCTGTCTTTTAAATGTGCATGTGTATGAGCAGCTGTCTCTTCTCTGTTTCGGTTGCCACTTACTCTTTTGCcaacatatacataaaaatgtattgaaattataataagtgcATGTAAATATTCCTACTTTCAGAATAAATTGAGCcgcagatttaaaaaaataattattggttAAGAATTTtagtcaaaaattttattgtccAATTAAATCATCAagaattgtatatatttatttttattcattataattttaatttactaattaaaatgtgACTGTTTGATTGTAAGtttcatttcataaataaatataattagtaaaatggttatatatttattatttttaactgtacTAATCTAGTCTGAAAAAATTCTGTCCTCCGTCTTTAACAAACTGAAAAttctaattaatagaaaggctAGAACTCAGagccataaaaaatattaataaaaacattaacctCTTTATTAGTTgggtaaaaaaaagaatgcaATACAACAATctacaaagttaaaaatatagaattttgGAAATTACAGTCTTATTTCTGATCTACATAATATCttgtatg
The nucleotide sequence above comes from Papilio machaon chromosome 28, ilPapMach1.1, whole genome shotgun sequence. Encoded proteins:
- the LOC106709641 gene encoding uncharacterized protein LOC106709641, whose protein sequence is MSVTSDDVSGGSGSGISIQVFRPTWDEFKDFNKYVQYMESKGAHKAGLAKVIPPPEWVPRKNGYDLDELNITIPSPICQVVTGKQGLFQQINIQKKSMTVKQFAVMANSAKYCTPRHTNYDDLERKYWKNVTYVAPIYGADVNGSITDPEVKEWNINHLGTILDFVNSDYGIEIDGVNTAYLYFGMWKTTFAWHTEDMDLYSINYLHFGEPKTWYAIPPEHGKRFERIASGFFPTSAKTCQAFLRHKMTLISPQILKQYAVPVNKVTQKAGEIMITFPYGYHAGFNHGFNCAESTNFAAPRWVEYGKRALQCTCSNDMVKISMDTFVKRFQPDRYELWLKGEDVGCHPEQPEKMVPAPHPSGQDILCNKNNTELPESFIEAEIEGLKKKKRHPLHLKRAMASKSISEGAIAVSILGHDVMDDDEMTMAEGDLDMMTSMKRQMMPLSPNDTQLDALEDIWLKGDEMEPSEAQQPDVGYMDSDKDSDYEDPSVKRITKPRKKRKESIKKEPKEKVKEGDEETITKSKKTPPVNRTQKRKINTKKLSEEQLQDMAAVISNWESPPHEDESTKTTKTEPVSNPILKSLLNKDSSSPSKDKKEPKKRKSSLKDTEQVEKQKHEKAKKEKKKEDIVKKETSTDNKTEKKPRKPRTPKKKVIVEYNNAPETFIPSQTATRVLDLDTKEAKDTKETKKTDRDSSMASSSKSPVIPKSSLPTEIYSGLCVSAKPRQTTISPINKNPTAFQGEFHKFMVTAKLKPEPLPLPTMRIPKKKPPKTKYTEPTRTVPTPVLTEPPIPKCQYNDDIFVNRPLDFRMNSIPPGPQNVPTRAEPIVQPQFRDEYSAQHTLLQNVQPNYGDNSNYYRSPYQTPWFGYACLNVLTKQEVSPCVEKEEVKVEVERFIDHARQMEAFFLQKRFLLSAMKPELLVKEDNNELKCELQRKDELLRRHYDKVTQWHGLLADLQGHTVYNKCQQQSAPPALQQAASPMPQPCAVQQSVQAQQMAAAQQAALQQQALQQQQVPRPPHPPAYPAGPQRR